Genomic DNA from Myxococcaceae bacterium JPH2:
TCCACCGTCTGGTGCGCCACCGCGCCGAGCTGCTTCGACAGCGCCTCGATGCGCGCGAGCTGCTCGGCCGGGAAGCCCCCCGTGTCCACGGTGACGGTGGTGACGTCGTGGCCCTGCTCGCGCAGGTACACGGTGCAGAAGGCGGTATCGAGGCCGCCGGAGAACGCCAGCACCACGGGTTTCTTGCTCATGGGGTACTCCTCGGATGAATCAAAAAGGGTTCAGGCGGACCAGACGCGCGCGGCGGACTCCGCGAGCGAGGCGTGAAGACGGGTGAGCCACTCGCGCGAGGCGGCCAGTTCCGCTCGCGCGGAGGCCACGGCGAGGTTGCCGGCGCCGCCCAGGTGCGTGGCCGTGAGGGCCTGCCGGTCCGGACGGAACGTGCCCTCGCCGAGCTGGCGACCCACCTCGCGGTAGGCATCGCGGAACGGCAACCCCTGGGCCACGAGCACGTACGCGTGGTGGGCGGCGTACAGCGAGTCGTCGCAGGCGCGCGCGGCGGCGTCCGGCTGCACCTGGAGCGCGGGCACGAGCCGGGTGAGCACCTCCACCAGCGCGCGCGTGCTGGTGAGCGCGGACAGGGTGGGGCGCTTGAGGAGCTGGAAGTCGCGGTGGTAGCTGGACGGCAGTCCGCCGGCCACGGCCTCCACCTGATGCGCCAGCCCGCGCAGCTCGCGGCAACGTCCGCGCGCCAGCTCCACCACGTCCGGGTTCTTCTTCTGCGGCATGATGGACGAGCCCGTGGTGAACGCGTCCGGCAGCTTGAGGAAGCCGAACTCGTCCATGCTGTAGAGCTGCACGTCCCACAGCCACTTCTCCAGCGTGCCCGCCACGGAGCAGGCCCAGCCCAACAGCGCGGACTCGTGCCGGCCTCGGCTGTCCTGCGCGTCGATGGGGCTGCGCTGCACGCGCGAGAAGCCGAG
This window encodes:
- the argH gene encoding argininosuccinate lyase; its protein translation is MADTLWGKGQPLDTAIHRFTVGDDPIVDLALVPHDALGSAAHARMLAHVGLLKPTEAADLVAALHQLHDEARAGQFTILPEQEDGHTALEVALVVRAGDAGKRIHLARSRNDQVLLALRLLMREELLTLGARVAELAGAFLDFAEAHAALPLPGYTHLRRAMPSTFGLWGMAFAEGLLEELEALKGVWSRLDRCPLGAAAGFGVPLPIDREYVASLLGFSRVQRSPIDAQDSRGRHESALLGWACSVAGTLEKWLWDVQLYSMDEFGFLKLPDAFTTGSSIMPQKKNPDVVELARGRCRELRGLAHQVEAVAGGLPSSYHRDFQLLKRPTLSALTSTRALVEVLTRLVPALQVQPDAAARACDDSLYAAHHAYVLVAQGLPFRDAYREVGRQLGEGTFRPDRQALTATHLGGAGNLAVASARAELAASREWLTRLHASLAESAARVWSA